The region TTCTCCCGCCACGTGTCGACCTCCGTCCCGTCCGGGCGCAGCAGCACCGGCTCTTCGCCCTCGGGGAAGCGGACCTTGATCTCGCCGGACAGCTCGGGGAACACCTCGGCCGCGGAAAGGAGGTCAGGCTCGGCCATCATGACCCGCAAGTACCCCCACCCGATCCGGGACTAAACCGACATTCCGCCTTCGCCACCCGACCGGCTACCAGGACTGGGACTCCGACGACCCGTATGAGGCCGCCGGCAGCGCGTCGGTCAGGTCGCCCACGGCCTCTTGGCGTTGGACCAGGCGGCTGACACCCATCACCAGGAGGCAAGCCTCGAAATAGAAAACGTCCGCCCCCAATTTCAAAGTAAGCCCATTAAAAGCAGTTCGAGGCAAGCTGTTTCAAGGTGGAAGAAGCTTTTTTCCCGCCCACTTCTTGTCCGCCCTTTACACGAATCAAGTAACCACTCAGGACACCTGATGCCGCTCTCGTGTCGCGTCACGGGAACGTCGGGTCCGTTCACGCTGTCGTTGACCAAGGGGTACCACGACGAACAGCAGCACCAGCGAGGAAATCACGAGTAGCACCCCGCCGCCCAGCCCCGCCGCCCCCTCGGCGAGGAACCCCGACACCTCCACCAGTAGGCCGAGCAGGCCGAGCACCACGAAGCCCACCCGCAGCGCCGTCAGCGGGAACGGCATGGCCAACACCGCGTCGGCCTGGTCCATCAGCGGCCGGGCCAACCGCGAATCTTCTACCGCCACGCCTTGGCGCATCGCACGCACGATGGCACGGCGCTGGCGGGAGTCCAAGCCGCGTAAGGCCGTGGAACCCCACAGTCGCCGCATCACGACGGCCATGGCGAGAGCGAACACCGCTCCCGACACCAGACCGACCCACACGTTGTCGCGCAACAGCCCCTGGGCGACGCCGAAGATCCCACCGGCGAACACCCCCATCAGAACGACTTTGCCGTACGAAACCCGCCGCGCCACCGGTCCTCCCCCGAGTCGTCTCCTGTCGATCTACCCCTTACGGCGTCCGACGAACCGTCAGGCCCACCGTCGCAAGACCCCGGCCGACCCGTTCGACGACCGGCGCTGCGGCGCGGCGACCTCACACCCCGCGCGCTGCCGGGATCCGTGCACATCAACCGACCCGACCCGCGATGTCGGACTTGCGGCCGAGTCGGAGGGGTCTTGCAGCACCGTTCCATGTAGACACACCGTCCGGTCACCGTGGCCGCACTGTCGGTCGAGAGCGCCGAGTGGGCTGCGCATCCGTACCGGAGCCACATGGGCGAGTCGGTCCGGGTGGCGTTTCCGCGCCGGGCGGCACTGGGAACGCTGGTAGTGGAACTTTTCCGGCCAGCAGCACAAATCGGAGGAAGATCGTCGTGTCGCGCAACCTGGTTCTTGACGAGTTCGAGCAGTCGCTCCGACGAGATCCCGACCACGCAGCGGTCGTTGATCGCGACAGGGTGGTGAGCTATCGCGAACTCGCCGAATCGGCCGGCCGGATCGCCGCTTGGCTGAGCTGCCGGGGAGTCGGTCGTGGTGACCTGATTCCCTTGGTGGGTGAGCGTTCCGTCGATTTGATCGCCGCGACGGTGGGTGTGTCCCAGTGCGGTGCCGCCTACGTACCGGTCGACGCCGCGTACCCGGCCGAGCGCCGCGAGAGCATGATCGCGCAGTGCCGGCCCAAGGCGGTGCTGTCCGCTGCGTGTGGGGTCGATGACAACATCGGTGCGGCGGTGGACGTCCGGACGATCCTCGCCGAGGCCCGGGACCCGCGACCAGGACCGGTGGAGATCGGGGGCGGCGACTCCGTCTACGTGATCTTCACCTCGGGCACGACAGGTGTGCCGAAGGGCGTCGTGGTCGAGCATCGCGCGCTGGCCCGGTTGATCGAGTGGCACAACAGGCGCTTCGCGATGGGGCCCGACTGCCGCAGCACCCTGATGGTCGGCGTGGGTTTCGACGTGTCCCAATGGGAAATCTGGTCGGCCCTGACGTCCGGGGCCACGATCCACGTCGTGGACGAGGAGGTCCGCGCGGAACCGGCCGCCCTGCTCGACTTCTACGCCGAGCACGGTCTCACCCACGCCTACGCGCCGACGGCGTTGGTGCACGGACTGGCGGACGCGCCGCAGCCGTCGTCGCTGCGTCTGCGGTACTTGTTCTGCGCCGGTGAGAAGTTGCACCCGTTGGCGACAGCCCACCTGCCGTACAAGCTGGTGGACTACTACGGGCCGACGGAAGCGACGATCTACGCGACCTACCGCGTGGTGCCGCCGCACAGCGAGCACGAGCCGTCCTCCATCGGCGTTCCCGTCGCCGACACCGAGGCGTTCGTCCTGGACGACGTGCTCGACGACGTGCCACCGGGAGACGTCGGGGAATTGTGCCTCGCGGGCGCCGGGCTGGCTCGTGGCTACCTGGGCAGCCCGAGGCTCACGGCCCGGCGGTTCGTGCACAGCCGGCGGCTCGGCCGACGTCTCTACCGCACCGGAGACCTGGCGCGCCGGCTGCCCGACGGCACCCTCCAGTTCGTCGGCCGCCGCGACGAGCAGATCAAGATCCGCGGTTACCGGGTGGAGCCCGGCGACGTGGAGGCCGCGCTGCTGAAGCATCCCGGGGTGCGCGCGGCGGCGGTGGTCGCCGAGGCCGATGAAGAGGCAGCGCAACGGCTCTTCGCGTTCCTGGTACCGGGCGACCCGGCCGAGGCCGAGGACCGGCTCGTCGCCGACGTGCGCGCCGGCCTGCGGCGGGAACTGCCGGACTTCATGCGCCCGGCCGTCTACCGCCTGCTCACGGAGTTGCCCACCGCGGCCAGCGGCAAGACCGACTACCCCGCGCTGCGCCAACTCACGACCACCGAGGAGCCGTCCGAGGAGGACGAGGAGGACGAGGACCGTTTCGACAACGACGTCGAACGCGGTATCGCCTCGGTCTGGTGCGAGGTGCTCGGACACCGCCACTTCAGCGCGGACGACGACTTCGCAGAGGTCGGCGGCAACTCGATGCTGGTGGCGTCGACCGTCGAGCAGATCAGTGCACGGACCGGGATGAAGACCCGCATCCGTGACCTGTACGAGTTCCCGAGCGTGCGCGCCCTCGCCACCGAACTCCGAAAGCGCGCCACCCAGGACGTGCCAGGCGGTGACGGCGAACCCGTGCACGAACTGCAACGCGACATCCAGCTACCGCCCGGCTTCGCGGTCACCGGCAACTTCGACCCGGACGTGCTCACACGCCCGCGGCACATCCTGCTCACCGGGGCCACCGGGTTCGTCGGCATCCACCTGCTCGCGGAGTTGCTGGCCACCACCCGTGCCCACCTGCACCTGCCCGTCCGCGGCTCCGACGCCGCGCACGTGACCGACCGGCTCCGCCGAGTCGCCCGCCGCTACCAGGTCGACCTCGACCTGGACCGGATCTCCGTCCATCCGGCGGACCTGGCGGAACCGCGGTGGGGCGTCGCCGACGAGGACTACCGGCGGTTGACCGAGCAGGTCGACGTGGTCTACCACTCGGCCAGCGCCGTGAACTTCATCCAGCCCTACTCCTACCTGAAGCGCGACAACGTGGACGGGTTGCGGCAGGTCGTCGCCTTCGCCGCCGAAGGCCGGACCAAGGCGCTGATCCTGCTCTCCACCATCTCCGTGTTCAGCTGGGGGCACCTGTTCACCGGCAAGACCCGGATGCGGGAGGACGACGACATCGACCAGAACCTGCCCGCGGTCAGCACCGACCTCGGCTACGTGCGCAGCAAGTGGGTCATGGAGAAGATCGCGGACCTGGCCGCCGAGCGCGGTCTCCCGCTGATGACCTTCCGACTGGGCTACGCGACCTGCCACAGCCGGACCGGGCTCAGCGCGGACTACCAGTGGTGGGGACGACTCGTGCAGACCTGCACCGCCCTGAACGCCATCCCCGACCTCCGGGAGCTGCGCGAAGGACTGACCACCGTCGACTACATGGCCCAGGCCATCGCCGCGGTCTCCCGACGACCGCAGGCGCTCGGCCGGCGGTTCAACCTGGTCCCCTCACCCGAGCAGGCGATGACCCTCAAGGAGTTCTTCCACCTGGTCGGCCGCCAGATCGGTCAGGACTTCGCCGTGCTGCCCTACCGGCAGTGGGTCTCGCTGTGGGAGCACGACCCCACGGCCCCGCTCTACCCGCTGCGCGGCATGTTCACCGACGACATGCACGAGGGGCAATCCACGATCGAGCTCTACCAGAACACCTACCGATGGGAGACCGACGACCTCCGGCACCACCTGGCCCCGAGCGGAATCCGCGAGCCGGAGTTCACCCCGGACCTCCTCACCCGCTACCTCGACCGTCTGCACATCGACTAGCACCGCTCCGTTGAGCGGTAGAGGCGGACCACCACAGGGGGCGCGATTGGCGGGAGCAGGGGCAGTGCCCGCCGCTGGAACGCCGGGCTGGAACAGCTCCGCCTCGTCCAGGCTGGTCAGGAATCCCGGCGCATGTCCGGTTGGCGTGGAACTTCTTATCGCGGTTGGCGGCGGGTCTCGGTGTGGTGCAGGACGGATCTCCCGGTCATCGCACCCGCGAACGTGAAGAGGGGCCCGGCACCATTTCGGCGCCGGGCCCCTGGGGTTGCGGGTTCACTTCCACCAACCGGTCCTAGAACCGGCTTGTCATGTCCACGTCATCCGCACGAACTCCGGACGACGCTGGGATCGCATATACGTGACCGGAAACCACCTTCCAATCGATCTGGAGTGCGGTACCCGCCCGGACTTGTTGCTCCGAGACAGGCGATCCGATGGCGTGCAACCCTTCCCTTCTCTGTCGTTCCCTACCTTGCCTGTACTGCTCGGGCCACCGTGCCGGAACCCCTTCCACTGATCGGCTCCAGCGCGCCTGACCGATACTGCTGTTCCCACTGCAGACTGTCGGACTCCGGGTCGTGCGAACTGTTGTCGAGCGTAATGCGGTTGTGCTCCCGGTACTGCGTGTGCCGACCGTCCTTGGCCTCACCTGCGGAACCTTCTACCACCGGTCCCGGCCGGAGGGGCCGTACTGCTCCCAACTCGCGGGTAGTTCGTCCTCTCCCGCGCTGACCAAATGTTCTCTTCTGTCCAACAAGGAGAACACTACACACACCGACCTACGAATGTCTACCCCTGTGACCATAGATTTCCTCAACCAGGTGCCGCAGGTGCGCTTACCTGCGGTGATGCACCAGCTGCGTGGTCCGCGGCCTCGGTCCGGCCGCCGAGACCACGGCGGTCACGACCCGTCCGCAGGTGAACCGATCTCCCGGCGAAGGGTCCGCGCACCAGCGCGGACCCGTACTGCCGGCGAGCACCGGCGATCGGTACGATCCAGGGGATGCGCAGGTCGGGGCTGGTGAATCAGACGCGCGGGCTGGGTGCACACGACCACGTGTGCTGGCGGTACGACGACCCGCCCGACTTCCAGGCCCGTGCGCGGGAGTTCCTGCTCGACGGCTTGGAGCAGGGCTACCGGGTCTGCTACGCGGCCTCCGGCGATGTGGACGCCCTGGTGCACGATCTGAGCGGGATCGACGGCCTCGACCGTGCGCTGGGCGAGGGTGCGGCCCAGGTCACTTCGCTGGGAGCGACGTACCAGGGCGGCACGGTGGTCGAGCCCGAGGCGCAGGTCCAGTCCTACGCCGCCGCCACCGAGGCCGCCGTGCGTGACGGTTTCGCCGGGTTCCGGGTGGCGGCCGAGGCCACTCCGCTGGTGCGCACCCCGCAGCAGCTCGCCGCCTTCGCCCGCTACGAACACCTGGTGGACCGCTACATGGCCGAGCACCCGTTCTCCGCGATGTGCGCCTACTCCTCCGCTGAGATCGAGGACTCGGCGTTCGCGCAACTCGCCTGCCTGCACCCGAACACGAACGCGCGATCGCCCGGTTTCCGGCTGCACGCCGCGGACGACCACGGCACCGTGCTGGGCGGCGAGGTGGACTCCCCCGCAGTCGACCTGTTCACCCAGGCGTTGGGCCGCGTCGACCTGCGCGCCCAGGGCGGGGAGCTGGTGCTCGACGCCACGGAGCTGACCTTCATCGACCACAACGGCCTGCTGCGCCTCGCCGACCACGCGGCCCACCTGGGCGCACCCCTCGTCCTGCGCGCTTCCTGGCCGGGCCTGGCCCGCCTGGTAGACCTGCTCGACCTGCGCGACGTGCACGTGGACCACGCCGCATGACCACCACGACGCCGCCTCCCGCCGGGTTCGTGCACCCGGCGTTGTTCTACAGCTCCGACGAGGAGTACCTGGGCGCACTCGTGCCGTTCATCACCGACGGCCTGGCCGAGGGGCACCCCGCCGCCGTGGCGGTGCCCGGGGCGAGGCTGCTCCTGCTGCGCGAGGCGTTGGGTGCGGCCGCGGACGACGTGCTGATGCTGGACATGGAGGTGGCGGGCCGCAACCCCGGCAGGATCATCCCGACCGTCCTGCGACGCTTCGCCGACGCCCACCGCTCCGGCCACGTGCGCATCATCGGCGAGCCGATCTGGGCCGGCCGCACCGATCTCGAGTACCCGGCCTGCGCACAGCACGAAGCCCTGATCAACCTGGCCTTCGTCGGACGCGACGTCACCATCGTCTGCCCCTACGACACCCGCACCCTCGGCGACCGCGCGCTGACCGACGCCCTGGCAACACACCCGACGGTGTGGGAGACGACCGGACGGCGCGACAGCGAGCACTACGACCCTCACGCCGTGGTCGACCGCTACAACCGACCACTGCGAGCGGCCCCGGACGCCACCGGCCTCGACATCAGGACCACCGCCGACATCCGCGACGTCCGCCGGCTCGCCGGCGACCGGGCGCGACAAGCGCACCTCGATGCGGAGCGGACGGCCGACCTCGAACTCATCGCCACCGAGTTGGCGACCAACAGCCTCCGGCACACCGACGCGGGATGCCGGCTGCGGATCTGGCGCGACGAGGAACACCTGATCTGCTCGGTCGAGGACGACGGGCGCCTGACGGACCTCCTGGCCGGGCGCCGCCCACCCGAACCAGGACAGCACGGAGGCCGAGGTCTTCTGCTGGTCAACCAACTCGCCGACCTCGTGCGCACCCATGCCACCGCCCGCGGCACGACCGTGACCGCATTCCTGCGCACGGACGGGTGACCGACGGGGAAGGGTCGCCGGGTTCACCGCCAAGCCGCAGTCTCGCGGTGTACGTACGCACAACCCGGGTATGTGGCGTAGTGCCGCAACGAGCGATCGCGCGGCGGTAGGACCGCTTCGAGCGGTCCTGGCCCAGGCGGCACGGAACGTTGAGCAAGCAGCGCCCGTGCCGCCTGGGCATCTCCGGCACGTCGCTTCGGGGCACGAGCTGGGCCAGTCGTGGCGGGTGAGCACTCGGAACTGGGGGTCTGCTCGACATCGGCGATCGTCCGCGTCCTCGCCTTCGACGTGGCGGACCGGAACCAGGCCGCAGCCGCCCCGCCCCGGAGACCCTCGGGCTCCCGCCGATCCGGGGCGTTGTGCACACCGCCGGTGTCGGCCGCCTGGCAGCACACCGAACTGTCTCGCAGGCTCGCCGGCTGAACACCGCGTTCGCCCCACCCAGAGCCGTCCACCACCCGGAGGTCACCCCGATGAGCCGCTACCTGCTCGACAACGCGGACGCCCGCACCAGAGCGCGCTTCGACGCGCTCAACGCGACCTACGACGCGGCCAGCCACACCGCGCTCGACGCCACAGGCGTCACGACGGGCTGGAGGTGCTGGGAGGTCGGGGCCGGCGACGGCGGTATCGGGCGGTGGCTGTCCGACCGCGTGGGAGAGCACGGCTCCGTGCTGATCACCGACATCGACACCCGCTGGGTACGAGCCTGCGAACGGGCCAACACCACCGTCCTCGTCCACGACGTGGTCGACGACGAACCGCCCGGTGACGGTTTCGACCTGATCCACGCCCGCCTGGTGCTGGTGCACCTGCCACGCCGACAGGCCGTCCTGGACCGCCTGCTCGCCTGCCTGCGGCCCGGCGGCCGGCTGGTGCTGGAGGAGTTCGACCTGGAGCTGCGCCTGACGACGTCGGCCGGCGACCCCACCTCCCGTGCGACGTTCGAGGCAGTGCACCAGCCGTTCATGCGCCTGCTCGAATCCCGGGGCGCGGACCTCGCGTGGACGCGATCCTTGCCGGAAGACTTCACCGCGCGGGGGTTGCGCGACGTCACCGTTCGGACGCACACCCAACTGTGGCGCGGAGGAGAAGACCACATCGCCCTGCACCGCGCGAACATCGGGCAGGTGGCGGAACTCCTGTTGGACCAAGGCGTGTCACCCCACGAACTCGACCGGTTCCACGCGCTGCTCGACGATCCCCGGTTCGCCGTGTGGTCCTACACTCTCGTGTCGACCTCCGGCAGGCTCCGCCCGGAAAGCTGACCCTCAGGTCCTCTCCGGTTCGACAGTGGACTGTCCGTGACGTCGTCCCCTGCGCCGGCCCGCGTCAACCCCGCCGTTGAGCACGATGTGACCTTTTCGGACACTGCTCGAACACCGTTTGACGGCGTCCCGTTCGGGCATACGATCGGAATGCGACGTCCACATGCTTTGATCGACAACTCGCTGTCCGCGTTGGTCGAGGGCTACACCTGGTTGCCCGCGCGACGGGCGCGGTCGGCGTCGGGCGTGGCGCACACCCGCGTTCTGGGTCAGCGCGCGGTCGGGTTGTGCGGTCCGGACGCCGCCCGCTTCTTCTACGACGAGGACCACGTCCGGCGGCACACGGCGATCCCGTGGCCGGTGCAGAACACGTTGTTCGGCCGGCGGGCGGTGCACACCCTCGACGGTGACCGGCACCGCCGCCGCAAGAGCATCTTCCTGACGGTCGTGAACCGGCACACCGCGCGAACCTTGGCCGATGGCGTCGGCACTTCGTGGGACGACGCGGCGGCTTCGTGGGAGCCGGGGCGGCCGGTGGTGCTGTTCGACGAGGCCGCCCGGGTGCTCACCCGGGCCGTGTGCCGGTGGGCGGGCGTCCCGTTGGCCGACGCCCAGGTGCCCGTCGTGGCACGGGACCTGGTGGCGATGGTGGACGGCTTCGCCACACCCGGTCCCCGGCACTGGCGCGCCCGCGCCGCGCGGGGCCGGCGGGAGGCGTGGCTGGGTAACCTGGTGACCCAGGTGCGTGATGGTGCCTTGAGCGTGCCCGCGGGTTCGGCCCTGGCGGCCGTCAGCGCTCACCGGGAGGTCGATGGCGAGGAGCTGTCCCCCCGGTTGGCGGCGGTCGAACTGCTCAACGTCATCCGGCCGACGGTGGCGGTGTGCTGGTTCGTCGCCTACGCGGGCCACGCGCTGCACCGCTGGCCCGAGCACCGGCAAAGCCTGCGCGACGGGGACCGCGACTTCGCCCTGGCCTTCGCCCACGAGCTGCGCCGCTTCTACCCGTTCGCACCGTTCATCGGCGGCCGCGCGGTCCGCGAGCTGACCTGGCACAGGGACCGCATCCCGAAGCACGCCATGGTGCTGCTCGACCTGTGGGGCCACAACCACGACGAACGGCTGTGGGGCGACCCGTTCGCGTTCCGGCCGGAGCGCTTCCTCGGTCGCGACATCGGCCCGTTCGAACTGGTGCCGCAGGGCGCGGGTGACCCGGAGACCAACCACCGCTGCCCCGGCGAGCCTCTGACCGTGGCGATCCTGCGCACCCTCGCCGTGCGGTTGGCGCAAACCGACTACACGGTCCCGGAGCAGGACATGACCATCTCGCTGCGACGCGTCCCGGCACGGCCCAAGAGCGGATTCGTCCTCGTCCCAACCGGCACGGCGTCGCACAGCTCCTGACCGGTGTCATCACCCGGGAATCGCCCTTGGCACCACCGGCCCGGTCGACTCGCGCGGGGGGTCGGCCCCACGCAAGCCGCGAACATGGACGCCTTCCGATCGGTCCGACAGCGTGCCGGTGCCTGCCCGGCCGTCGCACCGCAGGTCAGTCCGGTGGTTCGGCTGCGGCGGTGTCCTGGTCGGTGTCGTGGATGACGTCATGATCGGTCGGTGTTGTGCGCTCGACTTCCGGGACCTCCACGTCCAGGTTGTCCAGGCGCGGCGTGCCCGGGGAGTGGGGCGGGTCGGGAGTGAGCGGTGCGCTGTCGTCTTCCGTCATCGGAGACGGCTACCCGTGCGATCGTCGGTCAAGCATCTCGAACGAGTGAAGCGAACACCGCGGCCACCCGGCCGGTCCTGGTGCGCGACGGTGTCGGATCGGTCAGCGGCGGTCGTGCAGCGCCGCGAGTCGTGGCCACAGGTGGGCCAGCGTGGCGGCTCCGGCGAGCAGGACGTCGATCGACACCCGTTCGTCGCTGTCGTGCCACCGGTCCTCGGGCAGACCGGTGCCGAAGAACACGACCGGCGCGTCCAAGGCGCGGGCGAGCAGTTCGGCCGGTCCTCCGCCCGCGTTGCCCATCCGGCCCGGCGGTGAGCCGAACCCCTCACGCATGGCGTCGGCGAGCGCGTCGAGCGCCGGGTGGTCCTCCGGCGTGCGGTAGGGCTCCTGGCCGGTCTCCTCCGCGACGGTCAACTCGTAGTCGACGTGGTCGCCGATGTTGTCCGCGACCCAACGCCGCAGCTGCCCGGCCACGTCCGCCACCTTCTGGTCCGGCACCGTCCGGATGCCCAGGTCGGCGGCGGCGACGGCCGGGATCGCGCCCGTCGGCGGCCCGACCGGATCACCCGCGACCACGGTGAGCACCTCGGCCGCCGGCCGGGTCCACAGCCGTTCCAGCACCGTGTACCCGGCCTCACCGCCGATGGTGCGGGTCTGCGACCTGGTCAACCAGTCGTCATCGCTGAACGGCAGCGCGGCCAGGGCGGACCGGGTGCGTTCGGATGCCTCGGCCACGTCGTCGTAGAACCCCGGCAGCGTGACGCGGCCCTTGTCGTCGTGCAGCCGGGCCAGCAGCCTGGACAGCTCCTCGGCGGGGTTGGGGGCCGGTCCGGACACCGCGCCGCTGTGCACGTCGCGCAGCGGACCTCGCACTTCCAGGTGCGCGAGGACCTGGCCGCGCACGCTGGTGCAGATCGCGGGGTGGTCGGCCCGCCACAGCAGGGTGTCGGAGAAGACCACCAGGTCGGCGTCGAGCCGGTCGCGATGCTCCTCGATCAGCTGGGCGAAGTGCGGTGACCCGGCCTCCTCCTCGCCCTCGACCAGGAACTTCAGGTTCACCGCGGGTGCCGTGCGCCCGGTCGCGGCCAGGTGCGCCCGAAGGCCCCACAGGTGGGCCAGCACCTGGCCCTTGGCGTCGGAGGTGCCCCGCCCGTAGAGGCGGCCGTCGCGCAAGGCCGGTTCGAACGGGGGCGTCTCCTCCCACTGCCCGTCCTTCGCGGCGCGCACGTCGTGGTGGCTGTAGACCAGGACCGTCGGCGCGTCGGGCGTCGCACACCACTCGGCGTAGACCGCCGGCCCCACGTCCCACACCTCCACCGTGGGGA is a window of Saccharothrix espanaensis DSM 44229 DNA encoding:
- a CDS encoding amino acid adenylation domain-containing protein → MSRNLVLDEFEQSLRRDPDHAAVVDRDRVVSYRELAESAGRIAAWLSCRGVGRGDLIPLVGERSVDLIAATVGVSQCGAAYVPVDAAYPAERRESMIAQCRPKAVLSAACGVDDNIGAAVDVRTILAEARDPRPGPVEIGGGDSVYVIFTSGTTGVPKGVVVEHRALARLIEWHNRRFAMGPDCRSTLMVGVGFDVSQWEIWSALTSGATIHVVDEEVRAEPAALLDFYAEHGLTHAYAPTALVHGLADAPQPSSLRLRYLFCAGEKLHPLATAHLPYKLVDYYGPTEATIYATYRVVPPHSEHEPSSIGVPVADTEAFVLDDVLDDVPPGDVGELCLAGAGLARGYLGSPRLTARRFVHSRRLGRRLYRTGDLARRLPDGTLQFVGRRDEQIKIRGYRVEPGDVEAALLKHPGVRAAAVVAEADEEAAQRLFAFLVPGDPAEAEDRLVADVRAGLRRELPDFMRPAVYRLLTELPTAASGKTDYPALRQLTTTEEPSEEDEEDEDRFDNDVERGIASVWCEVLGHRHFSADDDFAEVGGNSMLVASTVEQISARTGMKTRIRDLYEFPSVRALATELRKRATQDVPGGDGEPVHELQRDIQLPPGFAVTGNFDPDVLTRPRHILLTGATGFVGIHLLAELLATTRAHLHLPVRGSDAAHVTDRLRRVARRYQVDLDLDRISVHPADLAEPRWGVADEDYRRLTEQVDVVYHSASAVNFIQPYSYLKRDNVDGLRQVVAFAAEGRTKALILLSTISVFSWGHLFTGKTRMREDDDIDQNLPAVSTDLGYVRSKWVMEKIADLAAERGLPLMTFRLGYATCHSRTGLSADYQWWGRLVQTCTALNAIPDLRELREGLTTVDYMAQAIAAVSRRPQALGRRFNLVPSPEQAMTLKEFFHLVGRQIGQDFAVLPYRQWVSLWEHDPTAPLYPLRGMFTDDMHEGQSTIELYQNTYRWETDDLRHHLAPSGIREPEFTPDLLTRYLDRLHID
- a CDS encoding MEDS domain-containing protein yields the protein MRRSGLVNQTRGLGAHDHVCWRYDDPPDFQARAREFLLDGLEQGYRVCYAASGDVDALVHDLSGIDGLDRALGEGAAQVTSLGATYQGGTVVEPEAQVQSYAAATEAAVRDGFAGFRVAAEATPLVRTPQQLAAFARYEHLVDRYMAEHPFSAMCAYSSAEIEDSAFAQLACLHPNTNARSPGFRLHAADDHGTVLGGEVDSPAVDLFTQALGRVDLRAQGGELVLDATELTFIDHNGLLRLADHAAHLGAPLVLRASWPGLARLVDLLDLRDVHVDHAA
- a CDS encoding class I SAM-dependent methyltransferase, which gives rise to MSRYLLDNADARTRARFDALNATYDAASHTALDATGVTTGWRCWEVGAGDGGIGRWLSDRVGEHGSVLITDIDTRWVRACERANTTVLVHDVVDDEPPGDGFDLIHARLVLVHLPRRQAVLDRLLACLRPGGRLVLEEFDLELRLTTSAGDPTSRATFEAVHQPFMRLLESRGADLAWTRSLPEDFTARGLRDVTVRTHTQLWRGGEDHIALHRANIGQVAELLLDQGVSPHELDRFHALLDDPRFAVWSYTLVSTSGRLRPES
- a CDS encoding cytochrome P450 codes for the protein MIDNSLSALVEGYTWLPARRARSASGVAHTRVLGQRAVGLCGPDAARFFYDEDHVRRHTAIPWPVQNTLFGRRAVHTLDGDRHRRRKSIFLTVVNRHTARTLADGVGTSWDDAAASWEPGRPVVLFDEAARVLTRAVCRWAGVPLADAQVPVVARDLVAMVDGFATPGPRHWRARAARGRREAWLGNLVTQVRDGALSVPAGSALAAVSAHREVDGEELSPRLAAVELLNVIRPTVAVCWFVAYAGHALHRWPEHRQSLRDGDRDFALAFAHELRRFYPFAPFIGGRAVRELTWHRDRIPKHAMVLLDLWGHNHDERLWGDPFAFRPERFLGRDIGPFELVPQGAGDPETNHRCPGEPLTVAILRTLAVRLAQTDYTVPEQDMTISLRRVPARPKSGFVLVPTGTASHSS
- a CDS encoding M20/M25/M40 family metallo-hydrolase; translated protein: MRGYLADHRDRIVEELIGWVRLRSVAGESEHDVDLVRSARWLAGALRDTGFPTVEVWDVGPAVYAEWCATPDAPTVLVYSHHDVRAAKDGQWEETPPFEPALRDGRLYGRGTSDAKGQVLAHLWGLRAHLAATGRTAPAVNLKFLVEGEEEAGSPHFAQLIEEHRDRLDADLVVFSDTLLWRADHPAICTSVRGQVLAHLEVRGPLRDVHSGAVSGPAPNPAEELSRLLARLHDDKGRVTLPGFYDDVAEASERTRSALAALPFSDDDWLTRSQTRTIGGEAGYTVLERLWTRPAAEVLTVVAGDPVGPPTGAIPAVAAADLGIRTVPDQKVADVAGQLRRWVADNIGDHVDYELTVAEETGQEPYRTPEDHPALDALADAMREGFGSPPGRMGNAGGGPAELLARALDAPVVFFGTGLPEDRWHDSDERVSIDVLLAGAATLAHLWPRLAALHDRR
- a CDS encoding anti-sigma factor RsbA family regulatory protein — protein: MTTTTPPPAGFVHPALFYSSDEEYLGALVPFITDGLAEGHPAAVAVPGARLLLLREALGAAADDVLMLDMEVAGRNPGRIIPTVLRRFADAHRSGHVRIIGEPIWAGRTDLEYPACAQHEALINLAFVGRDVTIVCPYDTRTLGDRALTDALATHPTVWETTGRRDSEHYDPHAVVDRYNRPLRAAPDATGLDIRTTADIRDVRRLAGDRARQAHLDAERTADLELIATELATNSLRHTDAGCRLRIWRDEEHLICSVEDDGRLTDLLAGRRPPEPGQHGGRGLLLVNQLADLVRTHATARGTTVTAFLRTDG